The proteins below are encoded in one region of Phaseolus vulgaris cultivar G19833 chromosome 1, P. vulgaris v2.0, whole genome shotgun sequence:
- the LOC137815658 gene encoding uncharacterized protein — protein sequence MTVEAQKLDQTPEPDLVFTKTDLQDVVPHDNDPVVISVVTVGRKVHRVLVDQGSSTNVIFWLTFNKLQLSPDQLRPYGGYLYGFTGDQVEVQGHIELRTTFTDGTTSRTANIRYLVVSAPSTYNILLGRPTLNKIEAVASLRHMKMKL from the coding sequence ATGACAGTAGAAGCACAGAAGTTGGACCAGACGCCCGAGCCCGACCTTGTCTTCACGAAGACTGATTTGCAGGATGTGgtcccacacgacaacgacccaGTGGTGATCTCAGTGGTGACAGTGGGCAGAAAGGTGCACCGCGTCCTTGTAGATCAGGGAAGCTCGACCAACGTGATATTCTGGTTGACCTTCAACAAACTGCAATTGTCTCCTGACCAGCTGAGACCTTACGGTGGCTACCTATATGGTTTCACGGGAGACCAAGTAGAGGTGCAGGGAcacatagagttgaggacaacCTTTACTGACGGCACAACGTCCCGCACTGCTAACATCAGGTATCTCGTTGTTAGCGCTCCCTCAACCTATAACATTCTTTTGGGCAGGCCTACTTTGAACAAGATTGAAGCGGTAGCCTCTttgaggcacatgaagatgaagttgtga
- the LOC137815657 gene encoding uncharacterized protein, which produces MASMTEADQTTMMMALQKELAEMKKAHEETAKKNEEEIKNLQEENKRMKRLVEGVPSLAVTNQAGRSHYTGAGIQAEKDTKNDFTLEMDGESHPSKTINTTAPAGPDRRHPFTDCVMETPLPDKWKGFNRDRYDGTTDPDEHVDAYTTHMSLYTTDDAVFCRVFPTSLKGSALSWFTKLPAHSIDCFETLVAKFDIQFATSRPHHLTSIALVGIRQERGESLRTFIDRFSKTAMSIRNLSPEVAMHHMLTALRPGPFADSLCMQPATNLDDLRRRAAKFMQLEELREFRNNARAEASGEKKEDREQPGRSRTGWDQKRDNRGPRFSRYTPLNAERTKILQEALSAELIPPPRRALSPENADRNKRCRYHKNTCHSTEECQALKDKIEELIQAGHLRRSVRGTRETRRSPCKEQTVRRRDRTPQAHEMARGGETDGDEETTPHKLTPAEAEK; this is translated from the coding sequence ATGGCAAGCATGACCGAAGCAGACCAAACAACAATGATGATGGCCCTTCAGAAGGAGCTAGCAGAGATGAAGAAGGCACATGAGGAGACGGCTAAGAAGAATGAAGAGGAGATCAAAAACCTCCAAGAAGAAAACAAGCGGATGAAAAGATTGGTCGAGGGGGTGCCATCCCTCGCTGTGACTAATCAGGCCGGCAGGTCCCACTATACCGGGGCCGGCATCCAGGCCGAGAAAGACACCAAGAATGATTTCACCCTGGAGATGGATGGGGAATCCCACCCCAGCAAGACCATCAACACCACCGCTCCAGCGGGCCCGGACCGACGCCATCCCTTCACTGACTGTGTCATGGAAACCCCCTTGCCAGACAAATGGAAAGGCTTTAACAGGGACCGTTATGATGGGACGACCGACCCAGATGAGCATGTGGACGCGTACACGACCCATATGAGCCTGTACACCACGGACGACGCAGTATTCTGCCGAGTCTTTCCAACCTCACTGAAGGGCAGCGCTCTGAGCTGGTTCACCAAACTCCCAGCACACTCAATAGACTGCTTCGAAACACTGGTAGCTAAGTTCGACATCCAGTTCGCAACCAGCCGCCCCCACCATCTAACATCCATAGCCCTGGTCGGCATTCGTCAAGAGAGGGGAGAGTCCCTCCGAACGTTCATCGATCGGTTCAGCAAGACCGCTATGAGCATTCGCAACCTCAGCCCTGAGGTGGCgatgcaccacatgctgaccGCCCTCAGACCCGGCCCGTTCGCTGACAGCCTGTGCATGCAGCCTGCTACCAATCTAGATGACCTTAGACGCCGAGCGGCCAAGTTCATGCAGCTGGAGGAACTTCGTGAATTCAGAAACAACGCCCGAGCCGAGGCAAGCGgggaaaagaaagaagatagaGAGCAGCCAGGAAGGTCCCGAACCGGTTGGGACCAGAAAAGGGACAATCGCGGACCCCGTTTCTCCCGCTACACACCTTTGAACGCGGAGAGGACCAAAATTTTACAAGAGGCCCTGAGCGCCGAGTTAATACCACCGCCCCGAAGGGCCTTGAGCCCAGAAAACGCCGACCGCAACAAACGATGCCGGTACCATAAGAATACCTGCCATTCAACCGAGGAGTGCCAAGCCCTGAAGgacaaaattgaagaacttatcCAAGCCGGGCACCTCAGGCGCTCCGTGCGCGGAACCCGAGAAACGCGTCGCTCCCCATGCAAGGAGCAAACGGTCAGGAGACGAGACCGAACCCCCCAGGCCCACGAGATGGCGAGAGGCGGGGAGACCGACGGGGACGAAGAGACGACCCCCCACAAACTGACACCCGCAGAGGCCGAGAAGTGA